One region of Verrucomicrobiia bacterium genomic DNA includes:
- a CDS encoding L,D-transpeptidase, whose protein sequence is MNDALPPRFFDAVEIAGIPFSQHLLRIRIHQQQMFLYIKGSEEHASAYRVKRNFLISTSRFGIGQQEGSNRTPLGLHCVKEMIGGTWPAGTVFKGREPVGFTWAGMPDAKITTRILWLDGLQPGLNRGGNVDSHARYIYIHGTADQRSLGRPGSCGCIHMADRDLVPLFHQLPPGTLVWIEE, encoded by the coding sequence ATGAATGACGCATTGCCGCCACGCTTTTTCGACGCGGTCGAAATCGCTGGCATCCCGTTCAGCCAACACCTGCTCCGAATTCGCATTCATCAACAGCAAATGTTTCTGTACATCAAAGGGTCGGAAGAACACGCCTCAGCGTATCGCGTGAAGCGAAACTTCCTGATTTCGACGTCGCGCTTTGGCATTGGGCAACAGGAGGGATCGAATCGGACGCCTCTCGGATTGCACTGCGTGAAGGAAATGATTGGAGGCACATGGCCCGCGGGCACGGTATTCAAGGGACGGGAGCCTGTTGGATTCACCTGGGCGGGAATGCCCGATGCAAAGATCACGACACGGATTCTCTGGCTGGATGGTTTGCAACCTGGCCTCAATCGCGGTGGCAACGTGGATTCACACGCCCGTTACATTTACATTCACGGCACGGCAGACCAGCGCAGCCTCGGCCGCCCTGGATCGTGCGGCTGCATTCACATGGCAGATCGCGATTTGGTCCCTTTGTTTCATCAGCTTCCGCCTGGAACGCTGGTATGGATCGAAGAGTGA
- the yajC gene encoding preprotein translocase subunit YajC: MDVYNLSILFAAQAAPTQQNTTGELLRMVGTFVIFGAIFYFVLIRPQQKRAKQQAEMLKALKRGDKIVTSGGVVGIISSLKDKTLTIKSDDAKLEITRGAVAEVLERSGDSSDS; this comes from the coding sequence ATGGACGTGTACAACTTGAGCATCCTTTTCGCGGCGCAAGCGGCGCCCACGCAGCAGAATACCACGGGTGAGTTGCTGCGGATGGTTGGAACGTTCGTCATATTTGGTGCCATATTCTATTTCGTCCTCATTCGCCCCCAACAGAAGCGCGCCAAGCAGCAGGCCGAGATGCTCAAAGCCCTCAAGCGCGGCGACAAGATCGTCACCTCTGGCGGAGTCGTGGGGATTATTTCATCTTTGAAGGACAAGACCCTGACCATAAAGTCCGACGACGCCAAGCTGGAAATCACACGCGGCGCGGTCGCCGAAGTCTTGGAACGTTCCGGCGATTCCAGCGACTCGTGA